Proteins from one Podospora pseudoanserina strain CBS 124.78 chromosome 1, whole genome shotgun sequence genomic window:
- a CDS encoding hypothetical protein (COG:S; EggNog:ENOG503P4I0) — translation MSSSTKPQNQQADIPASIQDLHCFTETNGVITTTMFDVPGYRVVKVLGAVYGITVRSRNWAAGMSMVLKSVVGGELKWFTNLLYSARNDAISRIVAETQSRGGNAVIALRFDAGDMGGFAQVCAYGTAAVIEKIDQSVETHPQLIRTS, via the exons atgtcctcctccaccaaaccccaaaaccaacaagcAGACATTCCTGCCTCCATCCAGGACCTCCACTGCTTCACCGAAACCAACGGCGTCATCACAACAACCATGTTCGACGTCCCCGGCTACCGTGTCGTCAAAGTCCTAGGCGCAGTTTACGGCATTACTGTCCGTTCTCGGAACTGGGCGGCAGGCATGTCGATGGTGCTGAAGAGcgttgtgggtggtgagctcAAGTGGTTTACCAACCTG CTCTACTCGGCCAGAAACGACGCCATCTCCCGCATCGTAGCCGAGACCCAAAGCAGAGGCGGCAACGCCGTCATCGCCCTCAGATTCGATGCCGGTGACATGGGCGGGTTTGCCCAAGTGTGCGCGTATGGAACTGCTGCGGTTATCGAAAAAATCGACCAGAGCGTCGAGACCCATCCGCAACTGATTCGGACATCTTGA
- a CDS encoding hypothetical protein (COG:O; MEROPS:MER0000405; EggNog:ENOG503NUI5), with protein sequence MAPAPGMAPYSDEPTGPFHRPEHNDESTGRMSHESESSVSTTSIVFDRIEERLAAKEGHFELDDHDPMKEADDDDNDLETGRFLGGRSSTQEEDFPAKNDGMNRGMRRTLIIVAGLLISAWVVGLFFYVSHKSYKPASQIEHDPQATVVQGTGKQVTLDQVMGSYWRAESHSISWIESPDGEDGLLLLKDGPGKDFLVVEDVRTQNSAGVNAAVDVASSKTLIKERHFDFGGQTHTPGRVWPSKDLKKVLIATNLEANWRHSFYASYWVFDVDMQIAEPLIPGEPNVRVQLAQWSPTSDAIAYVRDNNLFLRSLKHDKVVQITKDGGAEVFNGVPDWVYEEEVFSGNSATWWSEDGNYIAYLRTNETGVPEYPVQYFLSRPSGTEPAPGEESYPEVRQIKYPKAGAHNPVVNLKFYDVARDESFTVEISGRFADDDRLITEVVWAGGQVIVKETNRVSDVLRVVLVDVAARTGKAVRELDVKAIDGGWFEITHKTKYIPADPSKGREQDGYIDMVIHDDNDHLAYFTPLNNSEPIMLTSGHWEVVDAPSTVDLDNNIVYFVATKESSIQRHVYQVDLSGNNLKAVTDTGSEGYYDISFSAGTGYALLSYRGPNIPWQKVISTPANAHRYEHMVEENKELAKSAREYELPIKIYGTIKVDGVELNYVERRPPHFDKNKKYPVLFQQYSGPGSQSVNKRFTVDYQSYVAAGLGYVCVTVDGRGTGFIGRKNRVIIRGDLGKWEAHDQIAAAKIWASKSYVDEERLAIWGWSFGGFNTLKTLEQDGGRTFKYGMAVAPVTDWRFYDSIYTERYMLTPQTNGHGYDTSAINNVTALKQNVRFLMMHGVADDNVHMQNSLTLLDKLNMVGVENYDVHVFPDSDHGIYFHNANRIVYDKLTNWLINAFNGEWIKVANAKPQKKRSIQPILPIL encoded by the exons ATGGCTCCCGCTCCCGGCATGGCACCCTACTCCGATGAGCCGACCGGTCCCTTCCACAGACCAGAACACAACGACGAGAGCACAGGCAGGATGTCGCACGAATCTGAGTCCTCGGTGTCTACCACGAGTATCGTCTTCGATCGGATCGAGGAGCGCCTCGCTGCCAAGGAGGGCCACTTCGAGCTCGACGACCATGACCCCATGAaggaggccgacgacgacgacaatgACCTCGAGACTGGTCGCTTCCTCGGTGGGAGATCCAGCACCCAAGAGGAAGATTTCCCAGCCAAAAACGATGGCATGAACCGGGGGATGCGCAGGACGCTGATCATCGTGGCCGGGCTCTTGATCTCGGCGTGGGTTGTCGGTCTCTTCTTTTACGTTTCCCACAAGTCCTATAAGCCCGCCTCCCAGATCGAACACGACCCTCAGGCGACTGTAGTGCAAGGGACTGGGAAGCAAGTGACGCTCGATCAGGTTATGGGCAGCTACTGGCGTGCTGAAAGTCACTCCATAAGCTGGATCGAAAGCCCGGACGGTGAAGATGGGCTATTGCTTCTGAAGGACGGCCCCGGAAAGGACTTTCTCGTTGTTGAGGATGTACGGACCCAGAACAGCGCTGGCGTGAATGCCGCTGTGGACGTTGCGAGCAGCAAAACGTTAATCAAGGAAAGGCACTTTGACTTTGGCGGCCAGACGCACACTCCTGGAAGGGTATGGCCAAGCAAGGACCTCAAGAAGGTGTTGATTGCAACAAATCTGGAGGCCAACTGGCGCCACTCGTTCTATGCCTCCTACTGGGTCTTCGATGTCGACATGCAAATAGCAGAGCCCCTTATTCCTGGCGAGCCAAACGTCCGCGTTCAGCTTGCCCAGTGGAGCCCTACCAGCGATGCTATTGCCTATGTCAGAGACAACAACTTGTTCCTGCGCAGCCTCAAGCACGACAAGGTTGTCCAGATCACCAAGGATGGCGGTGCTGAGGTGTTCAACGGTGTTCCTGACTGGGTATACGAAGAGGAAGTCTTCTCGGGCAACAGCGCTACCTGGTGGTCCGAGGATGGCAACTACATCGCCTACTTGCGCACCAACGAGACGGGCGTCCCTGAGTATCCTGTTCAGTACTTCCTCTCCAGGCCCAGCGGCACGGAACCGGCACCCGGCGAAGAGTCGTACCCCGAGGTCAGGCAGATCAAGTATCCCAAGGCTGGTGCTCACAACCCCGTCGTCAATCTCAAGTTCTACGACGTGGCCCGCGATGAGAGTTTCACAGTGGAAATCTCTGGCCGGTTCGCGGATGATGATCGCCTCATCACAGAGGTGGTCTGGGCTGGTGGCCAAGTTATCGTCAAGGAAACAAACAGAGTCAGCGACGTCCTCAGGGTCGTCCTTGTTGACGTCGCTGCGCGCACTGGAAAAGCAGTTCGCGAGCTGGACGTCAAGGCCATCGATGGTGGCTGGTTCGAGATTACGCACAAGACCAAGTACATTCCAGCTGACCCCTCCAAGGGGCGTGAGCAGGACGGTTACATTGACATGGTGATCCACGATGACAACGATCACCTCGCCTACTTCACGCCATTGAACAACTCGGAACCAATCATGTTGACTTCTGGACATTGGGAAGTTGTCGacgccccctccaccgtTGATTTGGATAACAACATTGTCTACTTTGTCGCAACCAAGGAATCTTCTATCCAGCGCCATGTCTACCAGGTCGATCTGTCGGGCAACAACCTGAAAGCGGTGACCGACACGGGCAGTGAAGGCTATTACGACATTTCGTTTTCGGCCGGGACAGGGTATGCCCTTCTATCTTACAGAGGTCCCAACATTCCCTGGCAAAAGGTTATCAGCACTCCAGCAAACGCACACAGATACGAGCACATGGTtgaggagaacaaggaaCTGGCAAAGAGTGCCAGGGAATACGAGCTCCCTATCAAGATCTACGGCACCATCAAGGTTGACGGTGTTGAACTCAACTATGTTGAGCGTCGCCCACCACACTttgacaagaacaagaagtATCCAGTTCTGTTCCAGCAATACAGCGGCCCTGGGTCTCAGAGCGTTAACAAACGGTTTACTGTCGACTACCAATCCTATGTCGCCGCCGGCTTAGGTTATGTGTGCGTAACTGTTGATGGCCGCGGAACGGGTTTCATTGGACGCAAGAACCGTGTGATCATCCGCGGGGACCTTGGAAAGTGGGAAGCCCATGATCAGatcgctgctgccaagatCTGGGCGTCGAAGAGCTATGTTGACGAAGAAAGACTGGCCATTTGGGGCTGGAGTTTCGGTGGattcaacaccctcaagaCTCTCGAGCAGGATGGTGGACGGACCTTCAAGTACGGCATGGCCGTTGCCCCAGTCACCGACTGGAGATTCTACGACAGCATCTACACCGAAAGATACATGCTTACGCCTCAGACTAACGGGCATGGTTACGATACAAGCGCCATCAACAACGTCACGGCTCTGAAGCAGAACGTCCGTTTTCTCATGATGCACGGTGTTGCGGATGACAATGTGCACATGCAGAACTCCCTGACGCTACTCGACAAGCTAAATATGGTTGGCGTTGAGAATTATGATGTTCACGTCTTCCCAGACAGTGACCACGGGATTTATTTCCATAACGCCAACCGGATTGTTTACGACA AGTTGACCAACTGGCTCATCAATGCCTTCAACGGAGAATGGATCAAGGTTGCCAATGCAAAGCctcaaaagaagaggagcatACAGCCTATTCTTCCAATTCTATAG